A window of the Candidatus Binatia bacterium genome harbors these coding sequences:
- a CDS encoding sialidase family protein, which translates to MKNGVAPVRPSLVTGGQSGPIYALDRDEHEHILWSDEASGTHHLYAMQRGWADPAWVLADVRDKSASAKKWIAFGGLSTGPHDTVYASFLDERGNKTPAEDVSSVWFARSANGRAFSPNIQIAAHTCSCCRTATAAAPDGKTVYVAFRGNYDTDVRDMAVATSYDGGRTFGKPVRLGPDGWQIHGCPEAGPSLLVQGDRLYVVWFTLGAESRPTIRLAISDDFGRSFSRAKIISGGILDVNHPKIAALTHDSEVVVFEGTDPSRLAGNGNRQAWAETITGTTPGVPAAATPPEVSIHDPVVAAANAQLIYVAAVAGDDVIIMRGRARTP; encoded by the coding sequence GTGAAGAACGGCGTGGCACCGGTGCGCCCGAGTTTGGTAACTGGGGGACAAAGCGGACCGATCTACGCGCTCGATCGCGACGAGCACGAACACATTCTATGGTCCGACGAGGCTTCGGGGACGCACCATCTGTATGCAATGCAGCGTGGTTGGGCCGATCCGGCGTGGGTGCTCGCCGACGTGCGCGACAAGAGCGCTTCGGCGAAAAAATGGATCGCCTTCGGTGGGCTCTCCACCGGTCCACACGACACCGTATACGCGAGCTTTCTCGACGAGCGTGGCAACAAAACACCTGCCGAAGACGTAAGTTCGGTGTGGTTCGCGCGCTCGGCAAATGGCAGAGCTTTCTCGCCCAACATTCAGATCGCGGCACATACCTGTTCGTGCTGCAGGACCGCGACGGCCGCCGCTCCCGACGGAAAAACCGTCTACGTTGCGTTCCGCGGGAACTACGACACCGACGTGCGCGACATGGCCGTCGCGACGTCATACGATGGCGGACGGACCTTCGGGAAGCCCGTACGCTTAGGGCCCGACGGGTGGCAGATACACGGCTGTCCGGAGGCGGGGCCGTCGCTCCTCGTGCAAGGAGATCGACTTTATGTCGTTTGGTTCACCCTTGGAGCAGAGTCGCGGCCGACGATCCGCCTTGCAATCTCCGACGATTTCGGTCGCTCGTTCTCGCGGGCGAAAATTATCTCCGGAGGAATTCTCGACGTAAATCATCCGAAGATCGCCGCGCTGACTCACGATAGCGAGGTCGTCGTCTTCGAGGGCACGGATCCGTCACGTCTTGCGGGTAATGGGAACAGACAGGCTTGGGCGGAGACGATTACCGGGACGACGCCCGGCGTTCCGGCCGCCGCGACGCCGCCGGAGGTCTCGATTCACGATCCCGTCGTCGCCGCAGCCAACGCTCAACTTATTTACGTTGCCGCAGTGGCCGGAGACGACGTAATCATTATGCGTGGAAGAGCGCGCACGCCCTAA
- a CDS encoding PepSY-associated TM helix domain-containing protein: MAHRYVGLALAAFLVIEGLTGSLLAFNAQLERLISPQLFAVPAPGARRLSLGELAEKAEALVPNGQVDYLFAYPNQTMVRMEPRPLPGLKDGKPIGFTQLFLDPWTGRELGRRDFGNLGQGPINVMPFIYNLHSDLAFGPNGELVLGVVALLWTIDCFVAFYLTLPPVRREFWRRWRLAWKVKWTVGAFRLNFDLHRSGGLWLWPMLFVFAWSSVMLALPSVYGRVTGELFDYRSEDSLLTFPAHSLSRPKLDWISAERIGARLLAEQGASHGFTVVAEPDTLAYIREESAYSYGARTTLDIRGETSDTGVWFDADTGAFRHLFLPSGQHTGNTIGTWLWALHFADLGDSPVYHGFVCIIGLVIVMLAFTGVYIWFKKRSARRFRIRAKTS; this comes from the coding sequence TTGGCGCATCGGTACGTCGGGCTTGCGCTCGCCGCGTTTCTCGTCATCGAAGGCTTGACCGGCAGTCTTCTTGCATTCAACGCGCAACTTGAGCGGCTGATAAGCCCCCAGCTCTTCGCCGTGCCGGCCCCGGGTGCGCGCCGGCTCTCGCTCGGCGAGCTTGCCGAAAAGGCCGAGGCGCTCGTGCCGAACGGGCAGGTCGATTACCTCTTCGCCTATCCCAACCAAACGATGGTGCGCATGGAACCTCGGCCTCTGCCAGGTCTGAAGGACGGAAAGCCGATCGGGTTCACGCAGCTCTTCCTCGATCCGTGGACCGGCAGAGAGCTTGGCCGGCGCGACTTCGGTAATCTCGGGCAAGGGCCGATTAACGTTATGCCTTTCATTTACAATCTTCACAGCGATTTGGCATTCGGGCCTAACGGCGAGCTCGTCCTCGGCGTCGTCGCATTGCTTTGGACGATCGATTGCTTCGTGGCATTTTATCTAACGCTTCCGCCAGTGCGCCGCGAGTTTTGGCGACGCTGGCGGTTGGCGTGGAAGGTCAAATGGACCGTCGGAGCTTTTCGTCTGAATTTCGACCTGCATCGGTCGGGCGGACTATGGCTCTGGCCAATGCTTTTCGTCTTTGCCTGGTCGAGCGTGATGCTCGCGCTGCCGTCGGTCTACGGGCGCGTCACCGGAGAACTCTTCGATTATCGCTCGGAGGACTCGCTGCTCACGTTTCCGGCGCACTCGCTTTCGCGGCCTAAACTCGATTGGATCTCAGCCGAGCGCATCGGTGCGCGGCTTCTCGCCGAGCAGGGAGCCTCGCACGGATTCACTGTGGTTGCCGAGCCGGATACTCTTGCCTACATCCGGGAGGAAAGCGCTTACTCCTACGGTGCGCGGACGACGTTGGATATCCGAGGCGAAACATCCGATACCGGCGTGTGGTTTGATGCCGATACGGGTGCCTTTCGCCACCTCTTCTTGCCGAGCGGTCAGCATACCGGAAACACGATCGGTACGTGGCTGTGGGCGCTGCACTTTGCAGATCTCGGCGACAGTCCGGTTTATCACGGCTTCGTTTGCATCATTGGGCTCGTAATTGTCATGCTCGCATTCACAGGCGTCTACATTTGGTTTAAGAAGCGCAGCGCGCGGCGTTTTCGTATTCGCGCGAAAACGTCTTGA